Below is a genomic region from Populus trichocarpa isolate Nisqually-1 chromosome 15, P.trichocarpa_v4.1, whole genome shotgun sequence.
TTTGATATTCCGATGTGGTACTAGAACTGACAATCAGCTAAAAACTAATGCAGGAATTCAAAGGCTGGGTTCCTGGTGTTAAGGTGAAACCCGTTGACACAACTGGTGCCGGCGATGCTTTTGTTGGTGGGATGTTGAGCAACCTAGCTTCTAACCTAAATCTATTTGAGGTACGTGTAGCTGCATACAAAATCAGAATGGTTTAGAACCTTTTCTCCcattgtttattttgaaatctTTCCATCAATATAACTTAAAGTGGATTTCATAAAACCTTGTGATCAGAATGTTCCTTTGCTGCAAAACAGAACAGAATCTTACGTTGGGAGTCTAGACACCATTTGTAATGGAACTGTGCAAATAAGCTTGCACTTCAGCAGTATTAATATTTCCCAAAATATAATGTCATTGTAAGAACTCCTAATTCAACCTTGACCCCTAACTGTCCCCTTCCCTCCTTTCATGCAGGATGAGAAGCTATTAAGAGAAGCTCTTCTATTTGCAAATGCCTGCGGTGCTGTGACAGTAACAGAGAGAGGTGCTATCCCTGCACTACCCACGAAAGATGCTGTCCTTAAACTCTTAGGGACTTTGTCCTTAAACTCTTAGGGAAAGTCCCTGCAAGATGAAAGGCTCAGACATAAATCAGTCCTTGACGTTCTCTCTTGTATTAAGTTGTAGCAGTTCGAATTCGTTGCATAGCACCTAGGGATTTTgcttgctgtatttctcttaCACGCCCATGAAGCCAAAAGGTTGTAATAGATTaggttatttaataaaatcaatgaccTCAAATCTTGTCTCAACATGATCAGATGAACTGCAACTCTGTCCCGTGCTCGAGTTCATTTGCACACAGCAGCTATGGCCTCTAGATCACAAGCGTGACAGCTTTCTTTTCTACCCGTGTTTGTTATAATTGTTCCATCTGAACAATCTATGGCTCAAGACATTCGGAAGATGGAATAAATCTTCGAGCATGGCGATGGCCAAATAACCAAAAGTTATCAAGATCAAGAATATGCGAAAgctttattttaaaaggttgatattaaaataattgttttaaaaatatatattattttaatataatttcaaataaaaaacactctaTAAATCAATCATTACTTTAGATACCCCTGAAAGATCTGATCGTGATTTCACATAAATTCCCAAAAATTGCTGCATCGCTTTCTCCTATCTCACGTGCCTATCACATGCATGGCACAAAGTCAAGGAGGTCCAGTGTGACTCACGATTGATGTGGCAATTTAGGCATtacacataattaaattttctgtCAAGTACATTTTCACCCTCGTAAATTCACCAATTTTCCACTTCAAACCTTATAGTTCAAGATTTTtcaagatatgtttttttaacatccaCAAGAATCAATAGTTGaatacaaactaaaaaaatataaaagaaaaatataaaaacatcctTCTTATAACAAAAACCTAATATAAATACAAGAATGACATTGATCAATTTTCTTCACTTCTAACAAAGAAtggatttttaaatcaaattctaacaCCCCAGTAGATAAATGAAAAGGGCAGGgggagaaaaatacaaaaaaaaaaaaaaacaagaataatttattatcaaagAAAGTCAATGAAACCCTAGAAAAAGAAGTTTTCTATATAACCTAATTGTATATTCTTGCTATAGTTTTAGTAAAATTTCAGTAATACtttattatcaaaatcaaatattaaatatatattaaacatttttttttcaattttaacgaATACACAAATgccacatggaaaaaaaattaaaaaatgtctaACCTTCCATCATTtgacaatttataatttttcgtGCGATGAAATTAGTGATTTAGAATACTattttaacaacaacaaaaaaataaaattttaaagtactAGAAGTGTAACATTCTAGAtctgaggaccaaaattaaattttgccCTTGGAATGTTTTTAACAACTTGGGGACGGAGACTCCCACGGCATAATTTCAAACCGATTTCCAACCCGAAATATCAGCCACCGAAACACTCTccctaaataattaaaaaaaggcaaataGCAGAAATAAAtcagtgattgtttttttcggTTCAGAGtttgtttaattgataattaCTCGAATTTTTTGGGGAGAAATCACACATTACTTCCCAAAGAggaacagaaagaaagaaatgtcgTCTTCTACTAATCCGTCGACGATGTTTAAACCGGAGATCGGACCTGACGGTCTTCCTCGAGAAGCTCCGGTCATTGCCTACACAGAGAAGGTATCTCTCCTTACCTCTCTCTTTTGATAATTATTAGAATTTATCTATCGAGTATTCGAATGTGAataattctgattttttatttattttttaatgatagatAATCGAAGAAGAGCAACTTCAATTAAGGAAGTAAGTTTTACATTTCTCGTTTATTTAGATCCGTAATTATCTTTTGATAATGAGAAAATGTAGTGACCTTAATGTGTTTATTTAGTGTTTTAATCTGTTTCtgagaaaaaattagaaaagaaatttatttgatGTAGTCTGTTTTGATTATCGGATTCGAGAAAATTAGTTGCTGTTGTTGTTCACTAAGTTTagtagaatttatttattttatgaaatttgaaaagaaaaaaaaagagtaagttattagaattttatttatgaatttttttggtactttttattttttaatctatttctgagaaagaaaaggattagaagaaaaaaaattaatttggtgaAGCCTGTTTTGATGATTGGATTCGAGAAAATTAGTTGTTGTTCACTAAGTTTAAtagaatttaattcttttaagaattttgcaaaaagaaaagttagttagtagaattttatttatgaatttgtttggttatttttgtgTTAGATATATTGAGGAAAATTATTCGAAGATTCGTGATGTAGAGCGAGAGCTAGGGAATCTTACGTTCGAGATGAAACTAACGGCTGGACCTAAGAAAGCAGGTTGGTATGTATGTTTCCATATTGTCGTTTTTACTCTTGTTTATAGTAATTTTGCTGACTTTGATGTTGGTTTTGTGGATGGTGGTGTGTGGATGAAATTAAGCACTTGAACATCTGAGGAAGAAGATAGAAATGTCAACAGAAAGAATTCGTGTTGCTAagttgaaggaagaagaagcacGGAAGGTTTGCTGCTTTTCATGGCGAGAACTCAGtagtttttattgataataataatagttgcaTTTGAATGATTCAATACAAAGTGGATAGCATGATTTCCGGATGCCAAAAATGGATTGTTGATGTGTTTGGTAGAATGTAATGTTGGGTGATGGAAGAAGAAAGTGACAACTGGTTCCTTCTTCAGTTGCATTACACTGTGTTCTGCataatttcttctttcattGCATTACCTTTATCAACCAAATTTAGCCTCAATTATTTGGAACTAAGAAACCTATACATTAAAGTAGAGGAAACTGTAAGATTAGAACTGgtctagcatgtccatattatCTTGAACAAGACTGATAAAATGGGATAAAGTTTTTAGCTAAGAACTCAATGTTGAACAATGATAGGGCTATACATATCAACGCTTTTTGGTTGTGGGTGAAGACACTGCAACCATGCATGCACCAAatcttttttgtcttgtttttgtttttctcggacagatgaatattaatttgatgtggAAATtagatattacaaaaaaagaataaggtaCTTTCCAATATAAGTAcagcaaaagaagaaaattaaaacacattCTGCCTTCAGCCCCTTCAAACATCCACTGAACTCCTTGAAAAAGgccaaagaaaaggaaaaaaatcgaaGGTCATTTCTGTTTTGCTAAATGAAGAGGTGCTCTTTAAGCACTAGTTTCTGTTGCTTTTGGAATCATTGGATGTTATGGATTGCCCTGAGATGGAAATGTACTATTTGGCTCATGATTTTCTTGCTGCACACAATGGCAGTTTGTTAGATATTTTGTTGTTAATACATTAATGTTGTtgataaattgaataaatcaaAGGTCATCTCTGTTTTGCTAAATGAAGAGGTGCTCTTTAAGCACTAGTTTCTGTTGATTTTGGAATCGTTGATTGCCCTGAGATGGAAATGTACTATATGGCTCATGATTTTCTTGCTTCACACAATGGGAGTTTGTTAGATATTTTGTTGTTAATACATTAATGTTgttgataaattgattaaatcaaaAGGTCATTTCTGTTTTGCTAAATGAAGAAGTGCGCTTTAAGCACTAGTTTCTGTTGATTTTGGAATCATTGATTGCCGTGAGATGGAAATGTATTATTGGGCTCATGATTTTCTTTCTGCACACCATGGGAGTTTGTTAGATATTTTGTTGTTGATACATTAATgttgttgataaattaatttcctttttcatttgaAATGATGTGGATGTTATTGGCTGTCTCTAGGCCTTGGAAGCAGCAACAAAAGTCGtgaaggaagaggaagaaattaagcAGAAGTTGTGCGAAGACTTAAATCAGCTGGTAAGGATCTTTTCTAAATGAAGATGTGAATTTTGCTACTCCTTAACGTTTGTTGGGTTTtctcaattcaatttaatatattgagCAGGTTCAAGAAAGCAGTCACTCTCAGTTTTCTAGACTTGAAGAATTAAAAAGACGTCTGGAAGCCTTAAACCCGAGTAGAGCATCTATGTCTTCTCCTCCTCATGTAAGCActctttttatctatttatctaTGGATACATGTAGTGAGTTGCTTGGACAACACTCTCATGGCCTACAGTCACATGGATTTTTCATGGTCATGGGTCAACCACTGCACTTTCTTTAGGAGTGCATTGTGCATGTGTAAAAAGGTACTGCTTATGTGCGTGTAACTTACTTAGCCAAATGAGGCAGTGGAAGtttattgctattttcttaGTGTAGCAGATGACAATAAACAGGCTAAGAAACAGCATCCGATACTGGTGATTTGGAAATTTGTATTTGGACATATGCACAGGAACTCAATTGGGACATTTTAGGCTTTGAAATTGTTTTGGACTGcactaaaatgaaaattttattttataacaccTGGTGTGTTCTGAAAGTGACTGCCCTTAAGGAGGCTAATGTTCTAGAATGTTTCATGTACTGTCATGATTTGGCTGCGTTTCTCGTGTGCATTGCATCAAGCTATTCCACTGTGTGCTAGTATAGGCATATACTGATATACACATTGCATTTCAGTAGAGAAATTGTTGAAAGTTTGCACTTGTGGTCATCCACAGGATGCAAAACCAACGGGACCTGCATCAAACAGCCCCGCTCAAGATTCCTCAATTCCACTTTCAACAGCTCCTGATGCTGGAGTCGCTGAAATTGCACATAACCAAGCAAATGGGGGAAACGTCCAAGTCACAAATGGGAAAAATCAACAGCCTAATGTTGAGGGATTaggaagaggaaagaaaaaggtcCATTTCGaaggaaggggaaggggaattGGGGCTGTTCCCAAGGGTAGAGGACCTGCCCAACCTGGCTGGACAGGGGCAGGATTTGATGTAGATGGTAGAAGTTAGAATCAGGATTTCAAGTTCTCCTCCTACACGGAAACTGTGAGACAAGCACTTCAACTTTGCTCTATCGAGAATATTCTTTATTTCATGTATGCTGGTTGATTTTTCTCACTGTATTTATTAAATTGGATATAGCTGTTGATATAGATAATTAAATCTGAATTTGTGAACTTCACATTGCGACTTAACCCTTTGCCATCAATTCATCCTTCAAGGAAGTATGGTTCAAGAATATTTCTTATTCCTCGCTTTTCAACTGGCCAAAGCTGTGAACTGAAACTCTAGACTCTCCTTTTCCTTTGGCATGCAGGTTAATATTTTCTGCCCATGTATTATCTCACCTGTCCATAATCTGTTGATATAGAAGTGTTATTTGATCTGACTTGCCACCATTGCTTCATTTGTGTCACAAATAGGGTCCTTCAATATTGTTTTCCCATGTAAAACAAACATTTCCCCATTCTCACTTTTCAACTGGCCATAGCTGTAAGCTGAAATCTCTACACTCTTCCTTTCCCTTCATATGTTGCTAGTTTTCTACCCCGTGTATTCTTTCACTTGTCCTAATCTCTTATTGGTCCGGCCAGtccaagaagaaacaaaagaaaagaagacatgTTCGGCTGATATGGACCCAACACTTTTTTAGGCCAATGTTGGTTATCTCTTTTGTGTTGAATCTCGGTCCAATTAAAATGAGCTCAACCCACATAATTGCTCCAAGCCCATccctatatattattataatataatataataataatatataatatattaaattaaaaaaagcagaccaaaaatccttttaaaatttgtgatcttctctgttttattatttttgtttaatattggtttatatttttatactgtagatattaaatttgatatatataaaaagtcttGTTTTCATTCATATAGCCAAGTATCTCAAGTTTATAagaaattttcatatcatatttttatacaacaaaaaattttaaaaaatatttattagcatgtattttgagttttaataactaatttattaaagtcatgataattaggctaatatttcaaaaacattaaaaaaatattttttttaatatctaagattatgaatttatacataaTATCACACCCTCGTGGCGGAGCGCGGCGAACCCTCGATTGGTTTCGGggtctttgtttgtttttgtgaataagagagtcgccacctagtattataatCACTAAGAAACCTAATTGATCTTTCAGAGATTTTAAGAtaagagactggttgcgtaaatggaaggtattaacacccctagtacgccttacctaaggtaagctgtttggtgtttggtttgccttataattgctatgatGTTAGTGTTCTCTTAAATAGGTTTTCTAGGACAGGTTTGCTATGATAAATAGATTTGGGTTCTAAGTCTGAAAGCAAGAACCATTGcccaatattaattatatctttaaatatGTCTAGAAAGTGCCAAGAAGAACAAATGCAGATttcttgaaatctgtgtttgattcaaattaaatttattaaaatagaaatccaaggagatttcatgtgctttaaaagctcattttcccttagtatttcatactctcacggctcgtaaaccgtggagtcaaAAATGTCATCAATTATAATCAAGGTTTCTTTTAAGGATATGTGATGACTtgttattcctagaaaattattttggatatttactaggggtgagaaaaaaaccgagaaaccaaataaaccgaaaaaaaaataaccgaaaaaaccgaaccgaaaaaaaaaaccgattaaattttttgcaaaaattttcggttcggttcggtttcagaaacctgaaaccggaaaaaccccaaccaaaccgaaccggttcggtttaaggggtactataaatacaaaaaaaaatcgcgTTACTTTTCTTAACCCTAGCATCCATACTCCTGCTCCAGCCGTCTTTCTCCTTGCTCCTGAGCCACTCCCTCAACTCACAATTCACAATTTCACATCTGTAACGAAATCAATCCATCTTCATCTACTGGACCACAACCAGCCACATCCCTCTCCCagcatcttcatcttcaaacgcCAGCCAACCACATCCCTCTCCCGCCGgccaccatcttcatcttcaaacccCAGTCAGCCACGTCCCTCTCTCACACGGTCACACCCGATCTTGAATCGTAGGACACACACCACACCGGCTCACCGAACCTCCAGAGTCCAACTCCAGATCCAGTCAGGCAGTCACCTCCCTCTCTCACACCCGACCTTGAATCGTGTCACACCAGgtatggtttcttttttctgtcaatctctgtttttttttttttttgaacatatGCTCTGTGATtccgtttattttttaataaacttcttAAGAAGAAATTTATGACAGAGACaatgtgtttttctttgctgagaaagataatatattaatgaATTCGTGTTTTATTAAGGTCATGAgtagcaatgaaaaaataatggaatctaGATTAATATCGGAATGAGGGTTAATTTAATATGCAAACTCttgcatgttaatttaatatacaaaaCGTAGATTGATTGTTCCAAATGCTAAAGCTAACAGCACATCACTGAAAGAAATGGGAATAATTGGCACTAGTAGTGGTAAAACTTGATCATTACTAAAGAAACCTCTTTGTGCCATTTTAGCTAGAGATTAGAGATTGAATTCCACTCATACTCTGAGGTGGAGTACTGGtaaaagattagaaaaattatcTCATTATGTCAATAGCCAAGCGactgaagaagaaaatgatactaaaaaaatgataaaagctTGCAATACCAATGCGGTGAATTGGTATTATGAGCCTGATGTTATTACATTAgggagaaaaatagaaaaagacaGTTTCCCCGATAgacatttgttttaaatatcattGCTAAATGCTAATCCATTATTATGGTGTGCTGTGtgctaaaaaaacagagaataatatttattatctgtgttaaaaaaaaagggggggttCGGTGGATTGTAATTTATCAATTCtgaaaactgaattttttttattttatgaaaagagaataatgttatatatatatatatatattgtattattgtctattgaaattacaaaatacaatCTGAGCACTcagcaacataattttttttacaacatatcaaccaaaataaaagtaatgctttgaaatataagacACTTTCAAAGGTTGCACAACATGTTCTGGCTATTCCTATATCCACAGTGGCTTCTGAATCAACATTTAGCATAGGTGGTCGTGTACTTGATCAATTTCGAAGTTCTCTATCTCCAGCAACTGTTCAAGCACtcatttgttgtcaaaattggttgcATTATGGATCAATTCCAACTGATATTAGAAGCTTGATAAATAATCTTGAAACCTACGAAAACCTTGagtcaggtaattttttttagaaatttgcaccttttattttgttatttattaattaaattatttgcaatcatctaacatgtctaattttttattttgtagaatttggtggaAAGTTACATTTAGTAACGGATGATAATTAGTTCAAAAGTTACTTTGATGGTAAAATGCtaccttttaattttacatattctaatttattttatcatgttataattttagatcttgattttcaggttttgatgtcaatggtattacggaatcaaagtgcaatgttCTTGTCATCTTGATGTGCTTTTTGATTGAGATGATGTGcacaatgaagatttatattttttgcatgaagtattttattttttatggtaatgttatttgttgtttttttaaacccttttgaaggcaatgctttgtaattttaattttaatttggtgtgtgtgttatttaaactttgatGCATGAAGAGTCCAaact
It encodes:
- the LOC7454462 gene encoding uncharacterized protein LOC7454462; amino-acid sequence: MSSSTNPSTMFKPEIGPDGLPREAPVIAYTEKIIEEEQLQLRKYIEENYSKIRDVERELGNLTFEMKLTAGPKKAALEHLRKKIEMSTERIRVAKLKEEEARKALEAATKVVKEEEEIKQKLCEDLNQLVQESSHSQFSRLEELKRRLEALNPSRASMSSPPHDAKPTGPASNSPAQDSSIPLSTAPDAGVAEIAHNQANGGNVQVTNGKNQQPNVEGLGRGKKKVHFEGRGRGIGAVPKGRGPAQPGWTGAGFDVDGRS